The following are encoded in a window of Tessaracoccus flavescens genomic DNA:
- a CDS encoding Fpg/Nei family DNA glycosylase → MPEGHVIHRLASALTDSFGSRQVSVTSPQGRFDAGRLDGAVLERGEAVGKHLFIDFATGDVVHIHLGLIGKFQFTDFDAPWGQVRLRITDGVTAADLRGPQWCRIITQDEKEAVLATSGPDPLRADADPQRGFERIRRSGKPIAALLMDQRVAAGVGNIFRAEVLFRHRLNPLTPGRDIDRRTWQVIWDDLVELMAYAVEHGRIDTVREEHSPEAQGRPARVDRHGGEVYVYRRADLPCHVCGTPVRTTTLEGRNLYWCPRCQRRSKAARG, encoded by the coding sequence ATGCCCGAGGGACACGTCATCCACCGCCTGGCCTCCGCACTCACGGACAGCTTCGGCTCACGCCAGGTCAGCGTCACCTCCCCACAGGGACGCTTCGACGCCGGACGGCTCGACGGGGCCGTACTCGAGCGGGGGGAGGCCGTCGGCAAGCACCTCTTCATCGACTTCGCCACGGGTGACGTCGTGCACATCCACCTCGGCCTGATCGGCAAGTTCCAGTTCACCGACTTCGATGCGCCGTGGGGCCAGGTGCGGCTCAGGATCACCGACGGCGTCACAGCGGCCGACCTCCGCGGGCCCCAGTGGTGCCGGATTATCACGCAGGACGAGAAGGAGGCCGTGCTCGCCACCAGCGGGCCCGACCCGCTGCGCGCCGACGCCGATCCGCAGCGCGGATTCGAGCGGATCCGGCGCTCCGGCAAGCCTATCGCCGCCCTGCTCATGGACCAGCGGGTCGCCGCGGGCGTGGGCAACATCTTCCGGGCCGAGGTCCTCTTCCGACACCGGCTCAACCCGCTCACCCCTGGCCGCGACATCGACCGTCGCACCTGGCAGGTGATCTGGGACGACCTGGTCGAACTGATGGCCTACGCCGTCGAGCACGGCCGCATCGACACCGTTCGCGAGGAGCACTCGCCCGAGGCCCAGGGCAGGCCCGCCCGGGTCGACAGACACGGGGGCGAGGTCTACGTGTACCGCAGGGCCGACCTGCCGTGCCACGTGTGCGGCACCCCGGTGCGCACCACGACGTTGGAGGGCCGCAACCTGTACTGGTGTCCGCGCTGCCAGCGCCGTTCCAAGGCGGCTCGTGGCTGA
- the ligA gene encoding NAD-dependent DNA ligase LigA: MTEQTDAEKGVTSPELRRRWTELNTLLTEAQEAYYGVDSPTLSDADYDLAMRELEALEADHPSLVNPDSVTQKVGAARITEFTPVTHRRRMLSLDNVFSEEELSGWLARTPTSRYLCELKIDGLAVDLVYLNGRLSVAATRGDGRVGEDVTPNVSTIRTIPHRLTGDVPEVLEVRGEVFFPVAEFEELNASLVEAGKAPFANPRNAAAGSLRQKNPSVTASRPLRMLVHGIGEIDGVSFESQSEAYEMLKGWGLPTPDTFRVVETPQEVLAFVEHHGERRHDLSHEIDGIVIKVDNLAEQDRLGSTSRAPRWAIAYKYPPEEVNTVLRDIQVNVGRTGRVTPFGVMEPVFVSGSTVEMATLHNGYEVKRKGVLIGDTVVLRKAGDVIPEIVAPVVALRDGTEREFVMPTHCPSCGTELRPEKEGDKDIRCPNSRTCPSQLRERLFGLASRGALDIEALGWEGAAALLESGRLADEGDLFSLTADDLLQTDFYTRTAKPAELAGASVPIRDGRVLSTVGQKLLSNLESVKSQPLWRVLVALSIRHVGPTAARSLATHFGSLDAIRAASPEELAAVDGVGSVIAEAVLNWFTVDWHRDIVEKWAASGVRMADEIDTSIERTLEGLTVVVTGSLDGFSRDGAKEAIISRGGKASGSVSKNTDYVVIGANAGSKAKKAESLGLTVLDEAGFVTLLSEGPAGLE, from the coding sequence ATGACCGAGCAGACCGATGCCGAGAAAGGCGTCACCTCACCTGAGCTCCGCCGACGCTGGACCGAGCTCAACACGCTGCTGACGGAGGCCCAGGAGGCCTACTACGGTGTCGATTCGCCGACGCTTTCCGATGCCGACTACGACTTGGCGATGCGCGAACTCGAGGCGCTCGAGGCAGACCACCCCTCGCTGGTCAACCCCGATTCCGTCACCCAGAAGGTCGGCGCGGCCCGGATCACGGAGTTCACTCCGGTCACCCACCGGCGACGGATGCTCAGCCTCGACAACGTCTTCAGCGAGGAGGAGCTCTCCGGCTGGCTGGCCAGGACCCCGACCAGCCGCTACCTGTGCGAGCTGAAGATCGACGGGCTCGCGGTCGATCTCGTGTACCTGAACGGACGACTGAGCGTCGCGGCAACCCGCGGTGACGGCCGGGTCGGCGAGGACGTCACGCCCAACGTGTCGACGATCAGGACCATCCCGCACCGGCTCACCGGGGACGTGCCCGAGGTGTTGGAGGTCCGCGGCGAGGTCTTCTTCCCGGTCGCCGAGTTCGAGGAACTCAACGCCTCGCTCGTGGAGGCGGGGAAGGCGCCATTCGCGAACCCGCGCAACGCGGCGGCCGGATCGCTGCGCCAGAAGAACCCCTCGGTGACGGCGTCGCGCCCGCTGCGGATGCTCGTGCACGGCATCGGCGAGATCGACGGGGTGAGCTTCGAGTCCCAGTCCGAGGCGTACGAGATGTTGAAGGGCTGGGGGCTTCCCACGCCCGACACGTTCCGGGTCGTGGAGACCCCGCAGGAGGTGCTCGCCTTCGTGGAACACCACGGCGAGCGCCGCCACGACCTGAGCCACGAGATCGACGGCATCGTGATCAAGGTCGACAACCTGGCCGAGCAGGACCGGCTCGGGTCCACCTCCCGTGCTCCGCGCTGGGCCATCGCCTACAAGTACCCGCCCGAGGAGGTCAACACCGTCCTGCGCGACATCCAGGTCAACGTCGGACGCACCGGGCGGGTCACCCCGTTCGGCGTGATGGAGCCCGTCTTCGTCAGCGGCTCCACCGTCGAGATGGCGACGCTGCACAACGGCTACGAGGTCAAGCGCAAGGGCGTGCTGATCGGCGACACCGTCGTGCTGCGGAAGGCCGGAGACGTGATCCCCGAGATCGTCGCCCCGGTGGTCGCCCTGCGTGACGGCACCGAACGCGAGTTCGTGATGCCGACCCACTGCCCCTCCTGCGGGACGGAGCTTCGACCGGAGAAGGAGGGGGACAAGGACATCCGCTGCCCCAACTCGCGGACCTGTCCCAGCCAGTTGCGCGAGCGGCTGTTCGGGCTCGCCTCCCGGGGAGCCCTCGACATCGAGGCCCTCGGCTGGGAGGGCGCGGCAGCCCTGCTTGAGTCGGGGCGCCTGGCGGACGAGGGCGACCTGTTCTCGCTTACCGCCGACGACCTGCTGCAGACCGACTTCTACACCCGCACCGCCAAGCCGGCCGAACTGGCCGGGGCCAGCGTCCCGATCCGGGACGGGCGCGTGCTGTCCACGGTCGGCCAGAAGCTGCTGTCGAACCTGGAGAGCGTCAAGAGCCAGCCCCTGTGGCGCGTGCTGGTCGCCCTGTCGATCCGCCATGTCGGCCCGACGGCTGCCCGCTCGCTCGCCACCCACTTCGGGTCGCTGGACGCCATCCGGGCCGCCTCGCCCGAGGAGCTTGCCGCCGTCGACGGCGTCGGCTCGGTGATCGCGGAGGCGGTGCTGAACTGGTTCACGGTCGACTGGCACCGCGACATCGTCGAGAAGTGGGCGGCATCAGGGGTGCGGATGGCCGACGAGATCGACACCTCGATCGAGCGCACCCTCGAGGGGTTGACCGTCGTGGTCACCGGCTCCCTCGACGGGTTCAGTCGCGACGGCGCGAAGGAGGCCATCATCTCGCGCGGGGGGAAGGCGTCCGGCTCGGTGTCGAAGAACACCGACTACGTGGTGATCGGCGCCAACGCCGGTTCCAAGGCGAAGAAGGCGGAGAGCCTGGGACTCACCGTCCTTGACGAGGCCGGATTCGTCACGCTCTTGTCCGAGGGGCCGGCAGGGCTGGAATAG
- a CDS encoding DUF1707 SHOCT-like domain-containing protein, with translation MSSSLPVPQPSEPAWERFTADPRTPRNADVRVGHSDRDLVADLLGDAYALGKLDNDEYNERLDKAMQIKTVGEISPLVGDLVTGSAPARRDGSRGRIIASRILLLIAGTVVGINVLIWLLASLSAGALLYFWPMWVAVGMVIPVVIAFALGRSDD, from the coding sequence ATGTCGTCCTCGCTGCCGGTTCCCCAGCCGTCCGAGCCCGCGTGGGAGCGGTTCACAGCCGACCCAAGGACGCCACGCAACGCAGACGTCAGGGTCGGCCACAGCGACCGCGACCTCGTCGCGGACCTGCTGGGCGACGCCTACGCGCTCGGCAAGCTCGACAACGACGAGTACAACGAACGCCTCGACAAGGCCATGCAGATCAAGACGGTGGGGGAGATCTCCCCGCTCGTCGGTGACCTGGTGACGGGAAGCGCCCCTGCGCGGCGGGACGGGTCGCGCGGCCGGATCATCGCCTCCCGCATCCTGCTGCTGATCGCGGGCACCGTCGTGGGGATCAACGTGCTGATCTGGCTGCTCGCCAGCCTTTCGGCAGGCGCACTGCTCTACTTCTGGCCCATGTGGGTCGCCGTCGGCATGGTGATTCCGGTCGTGATCGCGTTCGCGTTGGGTCGCTCCGACGACTGA
- a CDS encoding ribose-5-phosphate isomerase, translated as MRVHIATDHAAFELKEYLVSRLKEDGFEVVDHGAHAYDPEDDYPPFIIACAEAVVADEGALGVVLGGSGNGEQIAANKVRGVRAALACNVDLARLAREHNNANIVALGGRMQSLEEGYDIVRTFLDTDFPGEARHQRRIDLISEYENR; from the coding sequence ATGCGAGTCCACATTGCCACCGACCACGCCGCGTTCGAGCTCAAGGAATACCTCGTCAGCAGGCTGAAGGAGGACGGCTTCGAGGTCGTCGACCACGGAGCCCACGCCTACGACCCCGAGGACGACTACCCGCCGTTCATCATCGCCTGCGCCGAGGCTGTCGTCGCTGACGAGGGCGCGCTCGGCGTCGTGCTCGGCGGTTCCGGCAACGGCGAGCAGATCGCCGCGAACAAGGTGCGCGGCGTGCGCGCCGCGCTGGCCTGCAACGTCGACCTCGCCCGGCTGGCGCGTGAGCACAACAACGCAAACATCGTCGCTCTCGGGGGACGGATGCAGAGCCTCGAGGAGGGCTACGACATCGTGCGGACCTTCCTCGACACGGACTTTCCCGGCGAGGCGCGCCATCAGCGCCGCATCGACCTCATCTCGGAGTACGAGAACCGCTAG
- the pepN gene encoding aminopeptidase N codes for MATANITRDEAAARSQVISTKAYEVAVDLTGREVGDKERQFLSTTVLRLTSTGGDTHLDLIADEVREATLDGAPFDVTAFDGYRLPLPSLSEGEHEIRVVAVCRYSNSGEGLHRFVDPVDGLTYLYTQFETADARRMYANAEQPDQKATFQLTVLAPSDWVVFTNAPSVDPVDIGDGFGRFEHETTKTMSTYITALVAGNFHVVRGTINSAAGEVPASVACRQSLAQYLDADRILTTTQYGFDVFEDAFGVPYAFGTYDQIFVPEFNAGAMENAGCVTFRDEYLFRSRVTSREMDARDNTILHELAHMWFGDLVTMRWWDDLWLNESFAEWASHFANDEIARTHGTGANPWASFSNERKAWAYLQDQLSTTHPIAADMSDLEKVEQNFDGITYAKGASVLKLLVSIVGRDAFLQGVKAYFEKHAYGNTELSDLLVELEATSGRDLSWFSSEWLETAGVNTLTADFDVDGEGRFTRFEVVQSAPEQWPTLRTHRLGIGIYALTGEGALERREFVELDVTGERTSVEQLIGTERGDLVLLNDGDLTYAKIRLDDDSTRTLIEHFDDLTDPLARAVAWTSFWEATRDAELPAQDYVALVLAGLPSETDMAAVSTLLAQAGNAALAFTAPELRDDLNVKLVAGLARLLKESEPGSDKQVLAAKALIASVRSAEGVDLLKGWLDGEEVPEGLAIDTGMRWSITAALAKLGAIGHDEISAELDRDNTSAGAESAAGAAAALPDEESKAQAWTLATGDAEVPNETHRAICMGFWRYGQDEVLEPYPAAYLDLLGRISRREGVWESRGYAAIGTALRWLFPTPLVSDSLVGTYQAWLEDNEPSEQVRRSVTERLDEARRALRAQERSRQA; via the coding sequence ATGGCCACGGCCAACATCACACGTGACGAGGCAGCCGCCCGCTCGCAGGTCATCTCGACCAAGGCCTACGAGGTCGCAGTCGACCTGACCGGACGCGAGGTCGGGGACAAGGAACGCCAGTTCCTGTCCACCACGGTGCTGCGCCTCACCTCGACCGGAGGCGACACCCACCTCGATCTCATCGCCGACGAGGTTCGCGAAGCCACCCTCGACGGCGCACCCTTCGACGTCACGGCCTTCGACGGCTACCGCCTCCCCCTTCCCTCACTCTCCGAGGGCGAGCACGAGATCCGCGTCGTCGCGGTGTGCCGTTACTCGAACTCGGGCGAGGGCCTGCACCGCTTCGTCGACCCGGTCGACGGCCTCACCTACCTGTACACGCAGTTCGAGACGGCAGACGCACGGCGCATGTACGCCAACGCCGAGCAGCCCGACCAGAAGGCCACCTTCCAGCTGACGGTGCTCGCGCCGTCCGACTGGGTCGTGTTCACCAACGCGCCGAGCGTCGACCCGGTCGACATCGGTGACGGCTTCGGCCGTTTCGAGCACGAGACCACCAAAACCATGTCGACCTACATCACGGCGCTCGTGGCCGGCAACTTCCATGTGGTGCGCGGCACGATCAACTCCGCCGCCGGTGAGGTGCCTGCATCGGTTGCCTGCCGCCAGTCGCTGGCCCAGTACCTGGACGCTGACCGGATCCTCACCACGACCCAGTACGGCTTCGACGTCTTCGAGGACGCCTTCGGGGTGCCCTACGCGTTCGGCACCTACGACCAGATCTTCGTGCCCGAGTTCAACGCCGGAGCGATGGAGAACGCGGGCTGCGTCACCTTCCGCGACGAGTACCTCTTCCGCTCCCGCGTGACCTCCCGCGAGATGGACGCGCGCGACAACACGATCCTCCACGAGCTGGCCCACATGTGGTTCGGCGACCTCGTCACGATGCGCTGGTGGGACGACCTGTGGCTCAACGAGTCGTTCGCCGAGTGGGCCTCCCACTTCGCCAACGACGAGATCGCCCGCACCCACGGCACCGGGGCGAACCCGTGGGCCTCGTTCAGCAACGAGCGCAAGGCCTGGGCCTACCTGCAGGACCAGCTGTCGACGACGCACCCCATCGCCGCCGACATGTCCGACCTCGAGAAGGTCGAGCAGAACTTCGACGGCATCACCTACGCCAAGGGCGCCTCGGTGTTGAAGCTGCTCGTCTCGATCGTCGGCCGCGACGCCTTCCTGCAGGGCGTGAAGGCCTACTTCGAGAAGCACGCCTACGGCAACACCGAGCTCAGCGACCTCCTGGTCGAGCTGGAGGCAACCTCCGGACGCGACCTGTCCTGGTTCAGCTCCGAATGGCTGGAGACGGCGGGGGTCAACACCCTCACGGCCGACTTCGACGTCGACGGCGAGGGCCGCTTCACCCGCTTCGAGGTGGTGCAGAGCGCACCGGAGCAGTGGCCGACGCTGCGCACCCACCGGCTCGGCATCGGCATCTACGCCCTGACCGGGGAGGGTGCCCTTGAGCGCCGCGAGTTCGTCGAGCTGGACGTGACCGGCGAACGCACCTCCGTCGAGCAGCTGATCGGCACGGAGCGCGGCGACCTCGTCCTGCTCAACGACGGCGACCTCACCTACGCGAAGATCCGCCTCGACGACGACTCCACCCGCACGCTGATCGAGCACTTCGACGACCTGACCGATCCGCTCGCCCGCGCCGTCGCGTGGACCTCGTTCTGGGAGGCGACCCGCGATGCGGAGCTGCCCGCACAGGACTACGTCGCCCTCGTGCTCGCCGGGCTGCCGAGCGAGACCGACATGGCCGCCGTATCGACGCTGCTTGCCCAGGCGGGCAACGCGGCGCTCGCGTTCACCGCACCGGAGCTTCGCGACGACCTCAACGTCAAGCTGGTCGCCGGCCTCGCCCGCCTGCTCAAGGAGTCCGAGCCCGGTTCGGACAAGCAGGTGCTCGCGGCGAAGGCGCTGATCGCTTCGGTGCGTTCGGCCGAGGGCGTCGACCTGCTCAAGGGCTGGCTCGACGGCGAGGAGGTCCCCGAGGGCCTGGCCATCGACACCGGCATGCGCTGGTCGATCACGGCCGCCCTCGCGAAGCTGGGCGCGATCGGCCATGACGAGATCAGCGCCGAGCTCGACCGCGACAACACCTCTGCAGGCGCCGAGTCGGCCGCGGGTGCGGCTGCCGCCCTTCCCGACGAGGAGTCAAAGGCCCAGGCCTGGACGCTCGCCACCGGGGACGCGGAGGTGCCCAACGAGACGCATCGCGCGATCTGCATGGGGTTCTGGCGCTATGGCCAGGACGAGGTGCTCGAGCCCTACCCGGCCGCCTACCTCGACCTGCTCGGCCGGATCTCGCGCCGCGAGGGCGTGTGGGAGAGCCGCGGCTACGCGGCGATCGGCACCGCCCTGCGGTGGCTGTTCCCGACCCCGCTCGTGTCGGACTCGCTTGTCGGCACCTACCAGGCGTGGCTCGAGGACAACGAGCCGAGCGAGCAGGTGCGTCGCTCCGTCACCGAACGGCTGGACGAGGCCCGCCGCGCGCTGCGCGCCCAGGAACGCAGCCGCCAGGCCTGA
- a CDS encoding MFS transporter, with protein MTELSPKRRRAALLSLALGGFGIGATEFVAMGLLPQTVSSLLPELWATDQDQALARGGLIISAYALGVVVGAFTLAIATVRLPRKVAVTGFCVAFTVGSLLAFAAPGFWWLVAARFLAALAHGAYFGFASLIAAEIMGPGSRGKGIAFVLSGLTVANVIGVPLITVLGQHAGWRAAYLAVAAIFALATVAIWLFVPRQPGNPNASMRGELRVFKRPQVWLTLAIGSIGFGGFFAVYSYVSPMVTDLAGLPQSWVPVTLVVIGIGMTVGTLVGGRAADRGALQTLVKVYPWFIGALAVLGMFAATPAVLLIFLLAMATLSSVMMPAIQTRLLDVSGDAQTLASALNRASLNIGNSIGAALGGLVISMGLGLTAPAWLGAALATIGLGLALLSGLLQRRGVR; from the coding sequence ATGACCGAACTGAGCCCGAAGCGGCGCCGCGCGGCGCTGCTGTCGCTCGCACTTGGTGGCTTCGGCATCGGAGCGACGGAGTTCGTCGCGATGGGCCTGCTGCCGCAGACCGTCTCCTCGCTGCTCCCAGAACTCTGGGCCACCGATCAGGATCAGGCCCTCGCCCGGGGCGGCCTGATCATCTCCGCCTACGCACTCGGAGTGGTCGTCGGCGCCTTCACCCTCGCCATCGCCACCGTCCGGCTACCACGCAAGGTCGCCGTCACGGGGTTCTGCGTCGCCTTCACCGTCGGCTCGCTGCTTGCCTTCGCCGCCCCCGGCTTCTGGTGGCTCGTCGCAGCCCGGTTCCTGGCCGCGCTCGCGCACGGGGCCTACTTCGGTTTCGCCTCGCTGATCGCCGCCGAGATCATGGGCCCGGGCAGCCGGGGCAAGGGGATCGCCTTCGTGTTGTCCGGACTGACGGTCGCCAACGTGATCGGCGTGCCGCTGATCACCGTGCTTGGCCAGCATGCGGGCTGGCGCGCCGCCTACCTCGCGGTCGCCGCGATCTTCGCGCTCGCCACGGTCGCGATCTGGCTGTTCGTGCCGAGGCAGCCCGGCAACCCGAACGCGAGCATGCGCGGCGAGCTGCGGGTGTTCAAGCGGCCCCAGGTGTGGCTGACGCTCGCCATCGGGTCGATCGGGTTCGGAGGCTTCTTCGCCGTCTACTCCTACGTCTCGCCGATGGTGACCGACCTTGCGGGCCTGCCGCAGTCCTGGGTTCCGGTCACGCTCGTCGTGATCGGCATCGGCATGACCGTCGGTACCCTCGTCGGCGGGCGGGCTGCCGACCGTGGCGCGCTGCAGACGCTGGTCAAGGTCTATCCGTGGTTCATCGGCGCGCTCGCGGTGCTCGGCATGTTCGCGGCGACGCCCGCCGTGCTGCTGATCTTCCTGCTGGCGATGGCAACGCTCTCGTCTGTGATGATGCCTGCCATCCAGACCCGCCTGCTCGACGTCTCTGGAGACGCACAGACCCTCGCCTCGGCCCTGAACCGCGCCTCGCTGAACATCGGCAACTCGATCGGCGCCGCGCTGGGCGGTCTCGTGATCTCGATGGGTCTCGGCCTCACCGCACCGGCCTGGCTCGGAGCGGCGCTTGCCACCATCGGGCTCGGGCTGGCGCTCCTCTCCGGCCTGCTGCAACGACGCGGAGTCCGCTGA
- a CDS encoding HAD family hydrolase: MKWSRYAAILFDLDGVITPTAEVHMRAWSETFNSFLTGRPGQPPYTDDDYFAHVDGKPRFDGVRDFLASRGIRLPEGTHDDPPEQDTVGGLGNRKNQMFNRIITREGIAAYPGSVRLLRRLAEEGMKFAVVSSSRNAKAVLHAAGLEDWFPVVVDGALAAREHIAGKPAPDTFQHAAALLGEPDARCVVVEDAISGVQAGAAGGFGLVIGVDRGAGGAELRAAGADIVVKDLAELVDA; this comes from the coding sequence ATGAAGTGGAGCCGCTACGCAGCGATCCTGTTCGACCTCGACGGCGTGATCACGCCGACCGCCGAGGTCCACATGCGCGCATGGAGTGAGACGTTCAACTCGTTCCTCACCGGTCGTCCCGGGCAGCCGCCCTACACCGATGACGACTATTTCGCCCACGTCGACGGCAAGCCCCGCTTCGACGGGGTACGCGACTTCCTCGCCTCCCGCGGCATCCGGCTCCCCGAGGGCACGCACGACGACCCGCCCGAGCAGGACACGGTCGGTGGGCTGGGCAACCGGAAGAACCAGATGTTCAACCGGATCATCACCCGCGAAGGCATCGCCGCCTATCCGGGCTCGGTGCGCCTGCTGCGCAGGCTGGCCGAGGAGGGGATGAAGTTCGCAGTCGTGTCCTCCTCGCGCAACGCGAAGGCGGTCCTGCACGCCGCGGGCCTGGAGGACTGGTTTCCCGTCGTCGTCGACGGCGCGCTCGCGGCCAGGGAGCACATTGCGGGCAAGCCTGCCCCCGACACGTTCCAGCACGCAGCCGCGCTGCTCGGCGAGCCCGATGCCAGGTGCGTCGTGGTCGAGGACGCCATCTCAGGGGTCCAGGCGGGCGCGGCCGGAGGGTTCGGCCTTGTGATCGGGGTCGACCGTGGCGCCGGTGGCGCCGAACTGCGCGCCGCGGGCGCGGACATCGTCGTGAAGGACCTCGCAGAACTGGTGGACGCATGA
- the pyrR gene encoding bifunctional pyr operon transcriptional regulator/uracil phosphoribosyltransferase PyrR: MRMHHEPRAMFSADDMSWAMTRMTHEILERNHGSEGVILLGILTRGAPLAKRLAAIAERENQPLPVGQLDITMYRDDLRSNPTRRVGRTILPAPIDERTVVLVDDVLFSGRTVQAALHALADLGRPHAIQLVTLIDRGHRELPIQADIVGKSIPTAADESVRVRLQETDGEDLVTIERSAL, translated from the coding sequence ATGCGAATGCACCACGAGCCACGAGCCATGTTTTCCGCCGACGACATGTCCTGGGCGATGACCCGGATGACCCACGAGATCCTCGAGCGTAACCACGGCTCGGAGGGAGTCATCCTGCTCGGCATCCTCACCCGCGGAGCGCCCCTGGCCAAACGCCTCGCGGCGATCGCGGAGCGGGAGAACCAACCGCTCCCGGTCGGCCAGCTCGACATCACGATGTACCGCGACGACCTGCGCTCCAACCCGACCCGCCGGGTGGGCCGCACCATCCTCCCCGCGCCGATCGACGAGCGCACCGTAGTGCTGGTCGACGACGTCCTCTTCTCCGGACGCACCGTCCAGGCCGCACTGCACGCGCTCGCCGACCTCGGCCGCCCCCACGCGATCCAACTCGTCACCCTGATCGACCGCGGACACCGCGAGCTGCCGATCCAGGCCGACATCGTCGGCAAGTCGATCCCCACCGCGGCGGATGAGAGCGTCCGCGTCCGGCTGCAGGAGACCGACGGCGAGGACCTCGTCACCATCGAACGGAGCGCACTGTGA